The following coding sequences are from one Arachis hypogaea cultivar Tifrunner chromosome 7, arahy.Tifrunner.gnm2.J5K5, whole genome shotgun sequence window:
- the LOC112703790 gene encoding uncharacterized protein, producing MDWFSWLSKTSLEPSLVYEYGLAFAQNELEEEDIIYLNHEFLQSMGISIAKHRLEILKIARKDKGKSSPHPVARLMLAIKRTKKSFANSIRTLVRRQESSSAIVLVPSPRPSSGGLGTRWKSALMRRKMMPPKKQERLFLTNGSPTVLPALEGYSSPVVYHFQKEEKMDLGDVDNDDDGYWSAAVEEIKWDTMFQDLKPN from the coding sequence ATGGATTGGTTCTCATGGCTCTCAAAGACTAGCCTTGAGCCATCTCTAGTGTATGAGTATGGCCTTGCCTTTGCTCAGAAtgagcttgaagaagaagacataatATACTTGAACCATGAGTTCCTCCAAAGCATGGGCATCTCCATAGCCAAGCACAGGCTAGAAATCCTCAAGATTGCAAGAAAGGACAAAGGGAAGAGTAGTCCTCATCCAGTGgcaaggctcatgttggctatcAAGAGGACAAAGAAGAGCTTCGCCAATTCCATTAGAACGTTGGTTCGACGCCAAGAATCTTCCTCTGCAATTGTGTTGGTGCCATCACCAAGGCCTAGCAGTGGTGGTTTAGGGACAAGATGGAAGAGTGCTTTGATGAGGAGGAAGATGATGCCTCCTAAGAAGCAAGAGAGACTGTTCCTCACAAATGGAAGTCCTACCGTGCTTCCTGCTCTTGAAGGGTATTCTAGTCCTGTGGTCTACCATTTCCAGAAGGAGGAAAAGATGGACCTTGGAGAtgttgataatgatgatgatggttacTGGTCTGCTGCTGTTGAAGAGATCAAATGGGATACCATGTTCCAAGATCTAAAGCCAAACTGA
- the LOC112703788 gene encoding protein NUCLEAR FUSION DEFECTIVE 4-like, giving the protein MVVKEGSRPPWVGLGAAVWVQIAAGNGYNFPLYSSALKSVLSLNQQQLTILGVANDVGENVGILPGIACNFLPPWSLLLIGALLCFLGYGALFLALTRTLSTFPYVPLCLALCVATNSNAWFGTAVLVTNMRNFPLSRGTISGILKGYVGISAAVYTLIYTLLLKHSASNLVLFLALGVPIACLIIMYFIRPCTPPSGEDSSVHVHFLFVQAASVLLATYLVTTTILCDIFSITGALSYVLAAIMLLLLMTPLVIPLKMTLFPSHPLHLVTSNQTDPLLAPSSSAASLVDEDASDIETLLAEGEGAVTGNKRRPKRGEDFKFREAIVKADFWLLWFVYFFGVGSGVTVLNNLAQIGVALGANDTTILLSLFSFCNFLGRLGAGAVSEHFVRSIALPRTIWMTCTQIIMIIAFCLYASALDGTLYAATALLGVCYGVQYSIMVPTVSELFGLKNFGITSNFMMLGNPIGAIIFSALLAGTVYDAEAAKQGSSTCYGANCFRLTFLILAGVVGLGTILSIILTLRIRPVYKMLYAEGSFRLSHTSSH; this is encoded by the exons ATGGTTGTGAAAGAGGGGAGCAGACCACCCTGGGTGGGTCTTGGCGCCGCTGTTTGGGTCCAAATAGCTGCGGGAAATGGCTACAACTTCCCGCTCTACTCCTCCGCCCTCAAATCCGTCTTGTCCCTCAACCAGCAGCAGCTCACCATCCTGGGTGTGGCCAATGATGTCGGCGAGAATGTGGGCATCCTCCCTGGCATTGCATGCAACTTCCTCCCTCCTTGGTCCCTCCTCCTCATTGGTGCTCTCCTCTGTTTCTTGGGCTATggcgctctcttccttgctctcaCCAGAACTCTCTCTACCTTCCCCTATGTCCCCCTATGCCTTGCTCTCTGTGTTGCCACCAACAGCAATGCATGGTTCGGAACTGCTGTTCTTGTTACCAACATGAGGAACTTCCCTCTCTCCCGAGGCACCATCTCCGGCATCCTCAAGGGCTATGTCGGGATCAGCGCCGCAGTCTACACTCTCATATACACCTTGTTGCTCAAACACTCTGCATCAAATCTTGTGCTCTTTCTGGCACTTGGAGTTCCCATTGCATGCTTGATCATCATGTACTTCATTCGCCCCTGCACTCCTCCTTCTGGTGAAGACTCTTCTGTCCATGTCCATTTCCTCTTTGTCCAAGCCGCCAGTGTTTTACTTGCCACCTATCTTGTTACAACCACAATACTCTGTGACATCTTTTCTATCACTGGTGCTCTCTCTTACGTCCTAGCTGCTATAATGCTTCTGCTTCTCATGACTCCCCTTGTAATCCCTCTCAAGATGACACTATTCCCTTCCCATCCTCTTCATCTTGTTACCTCAAATCAAACCGATCCCTTGCTGGCACCATCTTCCTCGGCTGCCAGTCTTGTTGACGAGGATGCTTCGGATATTGAGACACTTCTTGCAGAGGGTGAGGGAGCTGTGACGGGTAACAAAAGGAGGCCCAAGAGGGGAGAAGACTTCAAGTTCAGAGAAGCCATAGTCAAGGCTGATTTCTGGCTTCTCTGGTTTGTTTACTTTTTTGGGGTTGGTTCAGGAGTAACGGTTCTCAACAATCTCGCTcagattggagttgctttgggAGCCAATGACACAACCATATTGCTCTCACTCTTCAGCTTTTGCAACTTTCTGGGTCGTCTTGGTGCCGGTGCTGTTTCTGAACACTTTGTTAG GTCCATAGCTCTGCCTCGAACAATTTGGATGACATGCACACAAATAATAATGATCATAGCATTTTGCCTCTATGCTTCAGCTCTTGACGGCACTCTCTATGCTGCAACGGCCTTGCTTGGGGTATGTTACGGGGTTCAGTACTCTATAATGGTTCCAACTGTGTCTGAGCTCTTTGGTCTCAAGAACTTTGGTATTACAAGTAACTTCATGATGCTAGGGAATCCAATTGGTGCCATTATTTTCTCTGCTTTGCTTGCTGGCACTGTGTATGATGCAGAAGCTGCTAAGCAAGGAAGCTCAACATGCTATGGTGCAAATTGCTTCAGGCTCACTTTTCTTATTCTTGCTGGTGTTGTTGGACTTGGTACCATCTTGAGTATCATTTTGACTCTCAGAATTCGCCCGGTCTATAAAATGCTCTATGCTGAGGGTTCATTTCGTCTCTCTCACACTTCAAGTCACTGA
- the LOC112703789 gene encoding uncharacterized protein, whose product MAAVASPSSRNQTPSSSRSFSYPFASYTSANFAPGVSPIVPTRFSSSFGHHRRCSSTSSPPCPASVRFSSEQPPGSPGQRSTAINKNQRKHDAISSSTSNHQRRTCMCSPTTHPGSFRCSYHKRLAEQQQQQTALLHCASSSSGNTLNLRRLAMQNSLVRIGGVEGELVKRALCALIRPSSHSHRRREAFQPRPSRLSVMSKAEHY is encoded by the coding sequence ATGGCCGCTGTCGCTTCACCTTCCTCCAGAAACCAAACGCCGTCCTCCTCGCGCTCATTTTCCTACCCCTTCGCTTCATACACCTCCGCCAATTTCGCTCCCGGAGTCTCCCCCATCGTCCCCACGCGCTTCTCCTCCTCCTTTGGCCACCATCGGCGTTGTTCTTCCACCTCTTCGCCGCCGTGTCCAGCATCCGTGAGATTCTCCTCGGAGCAACCACCAGGTTCCCCCGGGCAACGCTCCACGGCGATAAACAAGAATCAGAGGAAACACGACGCGATATCATCTTCGACGTCGAATCACCAGAGGAGGACGTGCATGTGTTCCCCTACGACGCACCCTGGCTCCTTCCGCTGCTCCTACCACAAACGCCTCGCcgaacagcagcagcagcaaacgGCGTTGCTTCATTGTGCTTCTTCTTCGAGTGGTAACACCCTAAATCTTCGAAGATTGGCGATGCAGAACTCGCTGGTGAGAATCGGAGGAGTGGAGGGCGAGCTGGTGAAGAGAGCTCTGTGTGCTCTGATCAGACCCTCCTCCCACAGCCATCGCCGCCGTGAAGCCTTTCAGCCAAGGCCGAGCCGCCTCTCCGTCATGTCCAAGGCAGAACATTACTga
- the LOC112703791 gene encoding 3-isopropylmalate dehydrogenase, chloroplastic, which yields MAPSLQLFHPPKPFTHFNRFSSTSSRPASVRCSAAAAPPSKRSYTITLLPGDGIGPEVISVAKDVLVLAGSFEGITYEFREMLLGGAALDATGVPMPDETLSVSKQSDAVLLGAIGGYKWDKNEKHLKPETGLLQLRSGLQVFANLRPATVFPQLVDASTLKKEVAEGVDLMVVRELTGGIYFGKPRGFGTNENGQETGFNTEIYSAHEIDRIARLAFEIARKRRGKLCSVDKANVLEASMLWRKIVTELALEYPDVELTHMYVDNAAMQLVRYPKQFDTVLTNNIFGDILSDEASMITGSIGMLPSASIGASGPGLFEPIHGSAPDIAGQDKANPFATVLSAAMLLKYGLGEERAAERIEKAVLDTLNRGFRTADIYSAGTKLVGCKQVGEEILKSVESHIPAAAV from the exons ATGGCGCCTTCTCTGCAGTTGTTCCATCCTCCGAAGCCCTTCACGCACTTCAATCGCTTCTCATCCACCTCCTCAAGGCCTGCTTCCGTAAGGTGTTCTGCAGCCGCCGCTCCTCCTTCCAAACGCTCCTACACCATCACCCTCCTCCCCGGCGACGGCATCGGCCCCGAAGTCATTTCCGTCGCAAAAGACGTTCTTGTCCTCGCCGGCTCCTTCGAAG GGATCACATACGAGTTCCGAGAGATGCTTCTAGGAGGCGCGGCATTGGACGCCACCGGAGTCCCCATGCCCGACGAGACCCTTTCTGTTTCGAAGCAATCCGATGCTGTTCTTCTTGGTGCCATTGGAGGCTATAAATGGGATAAAAACGAGAAACATCTGAAGCCAGAGACGGGGTTGCTTCAGCTCCGGTCTGGCCTTCAAGTTTTTGCAAATCTCAGACCAGCCACTGTCTTCCCACAG TTGGTGGATGCTTCAACCCTTAAGAAAGAGGTTGCTGAAGGTGTTGATCTCATGGTTGTGAGGGAACTCACTGGCG GTATATATTTTGGAAAACCCAGGGGCTTTGGGACCAATGAAAATGGCCAGGAGACTGGATTTAACACTGAGATTTACTCTGCTCATGAG ATTGATCGGATAGCTCGTCTGGCATTTGAGATTGCTCGGAAGCGGCGTGGAAAACTTTGTTCTGTTGACAAAGCCAATGTATTAGAG GCATCAATGCTCTGGAGGAAAATAGTTACAGAACTAGCACTGGAATATCCTGATGTCGAACTCACACACATGTATGTTGATAATGCCGCAATGCAACTGGTTCGCTACCCGAAACAG TTTGACACAGTTTTAACAAACAACATATTTGGCGATATATTATCGGATGAGGCTTCAATGATTACTGGAAGCATTGGGATGCTCCCTTCTGCCAGCATTGGTGCTTCG GGACCTGGACTTTTTGAACCTATACATGGTTCTGCACCTGATATTGCTGGACAG GACAAGGCAAACCCATTTGCTACTGTTCTTAGTGCTGCTATGCTTTTGAAATATGGCCTTGGAGAAGAAAGGGCTGCTGAAAGAATAGAGAAAGCAGTTCTGGACACTTTGAACAGGGGATTTCGAACTGCGGACATATATTCTGCTGGAACA AAGCTGGTTGGATGCAAACAAGTTGGTGAAGAGATACTGAAGTCAGTAGAATCACACATTCCTGCTGCTGCAGTTTGA
- the LOC112703792 gene encoding BRAP2 RING ZnF UBP domain-containing protein 2 — MSTSWRSSTAVSSPPIPIPIPIPIPNEEPSSFSTSVFNFSSGNPRIEETRGLMHLFPDQDSPSTLPFGRKPLVCVVGVPNHMTYADFCQFCGSFLHHILEMRIVRMDGTEDQYSVLIRFDDQDSTDSFFKHYNGRRFSSLEVEICRVLFTLDVQYTGSIEHAQPSNATSTEQPTCPVCLERLDQDTSGILTTICNHSFHCSCISKWADSSCPVCRYCQQQAEKSICSVCRTTENLWICVICGFVGCGRYKAGHAIMHWKETQHCYALDVETKRVWDFAGDNYVHRLIQSKTDGKLVELNTHCVHAENGCGSCSCEDNSMSEALLNSKVEAIVNEYNELLATQLENQKSYFESLLQEVKEETETKISKAVQKAVSLKQQKIQAKIDRCNKEKKFLEELNENLVKNEDAWKAKLLEIEERERKFLKLSEERVTSLEEQLRYLMTCLDDAKPEQQQLPEQNEIKDGPVSASSKESSSTNNSQVGKNP, encoded by the exons ATGTCTACTAGCTGGCGTTCAAGCACTGCCGTTTCATCACCGCCAATCccaattccaattccaattccAATCCCCAACGAGGAGCCTTCATCATTCTCCACCTCCGTCTTCAACTTCTCCTCCGGAAACCCTAGGATCGAGGAGACCCGCGGCCTCATGCATCTCTTCCCCGACCAAGATTCCCCTTCTACCCTCCCTTTTGGACGCAAACCCCTCGTCTGCGTCGTCGGTGTCCCCAATCACATGACCTACGCCGACTTCTGCCAGTTCTGTGGTTCCTTCCTTCACCACATCCTTGAGATGCGCATTGTCAG AATGGATGGAACGGAAGATCAGTACAGCGTTTTGATCCGCTTCGACGATCAAGACTCCACCGACAGCTTCTTCAAGCATTACAATGGCCGCCGTTTCTCCTCTCTGGAG GTTGAGATTTGCCGTGTTCTTTTCACGTTGGATGTGCAGTACACTGGTTCCATTGAACATGCCCAACCATCCAATGCTACCTCCACTGAACAGCCCACATGTCCAGTTTGCCTTG AGCGGTTAGATCAAGACACCAGTGGAATTCTCACTACTATATGTAATCATTCTTTTCATTGTTCGTGCATATCAAAATGGGCTGATTCTTCTTGTCCT GTGTGCCGCTATTGCCAACAGCAAGCTGAAAAATCGATATGTTCTGTTTGTCGGACCACTGAGAACCTTTGGATATGTGTTATATGCGGATTTGTTGGCTGTGGAAG ATATAAAGCAGGACATGCCATCATGCACTGGAAAGAGACACAGCATTGCTATGCCCTAGACGTGGAAACTAAGCGTGTGTGGGATTTTGCGGGAGACAACTATGTTCATAGACTTATTCAGTCCAAAACCGATGGGAAGTTGGTTGAGCTGAACACTCACTGTGTTCATGCAGAGAATGGGTGTGGAAGTTGCAGCTGTGAAGATAATTCTATGAGCGAGGCGTTACTTAATAGTAAAGTTGAAGCA ATTGTCAATGAGTACAATGAATTGCTTGCTACTCAACTTGAAAACCAAAAATCT TATTTTGAGTCGTTGTTACAAGAGGTAAAAGAAGAAACTGAGACAAAAATCTCTAAAGCTGTTCAGAAGGCTGTCAGTCTTAAACAACAGAAGATTCAGGCCAAGATTGACAGATGTAACAAAGAGAAGAAATTTCTGGAGGAG CTTAATGAGAATCTTGTTAAAAATGAGGATGCTTGGAAAGCAAAGTTGCTTGAGATTGAGGAGAG ggaaagaaaatTCTTAAAACTGTCGGAGGAGAGAGTAACAAGCCTGGAAGAGCAG CTTAGATATCTCATGACTTGTCTAGATGATGCGAAGCCGGAACAACAACAGTTGCCTGAGCAAAACGAAATCAAAGATGGGCCTGTGTCTGCCTCATCAAAGGAATCCTCGTCAACTAATAACTCTCAGGTTGGCAAAAATCCATAA
- the LOC112703794 gene encoding transcription factor bHLH18-like, translating into MDDQVNECLCRTNNFDEDYLLRDILQQPQQRSQTAIGNRATSSYILSFDKSASKRRRSASETADHIMSERNRRQELSRKFIALSATIPGLKKAHVLEEAIKYVKELEERVKVLEEDGEISITRSHVCGCGHETLPEVEARVFGKQVLIKIHCVTQCGVLIQIFSQLQLLHLSISSSNVLPFGNTLDITIIAHVRKSTILYSLLFITHIHNYSIVLQMVTNAAIK; encoded by the exons atggATGATCAAGTGAATGAATGCCTTTGCCGCACCAACAACTTTGATGAAGATTACCTCCTGAGAGATATCCTCCAGCAGCCGCAACAAAGAAGCCAGACGGCCATCGGAAATAGGGCAACAAGTTCTTATATACTGTCTTTCGATAAATCGGCAAGTAAGAGGAGAAGAAGCGCTTCAGAGACGGCGGATCACATAATGTCAGAGAGGAACAGGAGACAGGAACTCTCTAGAAAGTTCATTGCACTTTCCGCAACTATACCTGGCTTGAAGAAG GCGCACGTACTTGAAGAAGCCATAAAGTATGTGAAAGAACTAGAAGAGCGTGTGAAGGTGCTGGAAGAAGATGGCGAGATAAGCATAACGAGATCTCATGTGTGCGGGTGCGGCCACGAGACACTTCCAGAAGTTGAAGCAAGAGTATTTGGGAAGCAAGTGCTCATCAAAATTCACTGTGTCACTCAATGCGGCGTTCTCATCCAAATATTCTCCCAACTTCAACTCCTTCATCTTTCCATTTCCAGCAGTAACGTCTTACCATTTGGGAACACTCTTGACATCACCATTATTGCTCACGTACGTAAATCCACAATTCTATATTCTCTTCTCTTCATTACTCACATTCACAACTACTCCATCGTTCTACAGATGGTCACAAATGCAGCTATCAAATAG